The genomic window TCGGACTGGCGCGACCAGTCGAGGTTAAAGCGCTGACGCCGGTCGTTGATGACCTGCTTGTAGGGCTGGATCAGATTGAGCGCCCGGCGTGTCCGCGCGCGTCCGACGCTGACTTCGCCGAAAATGATGTAGATGATCGCCCCGGCCAGAGGCAGGAAGAAAATCAGCGTCAACCAGGCCAGCGCCACCCCGACCGAGGTCCGCCGCATAATTACGCGGATGGTGACGCCGAGGGCGACCGCCCAGTGTAGCAGGAAAAAGATATCGACGACATAGTCCGGCTTCGGTTCCACGCCCCTTATCTATGGGGATGCCGGTCACGGGATCAACTCTTATAAAGCCGCTGAATATCGCTTCTGATTGCGGTGTGGGAGGCCCGGGGACTGATTGGGTGGCTTTTCTCCTTGGGGCTCTCCCTGCCAATATAAAAAAGGCTTCGGTCTCCGCCGTGGCTTGCTGTGGTGCGCCTCAAGGGTAAGGCGGGAGTTTCAGGGGAGCTTTTTGCTTGCCTTGAGGGGGGCGGCGGGCAGAGTTGCCCGTTTACACTTTCGCGAATGAAGCTGACTTTTGACAACAAGGTGGCCGTGGTGACAGGTGCGGGCCGTGGGATCGGCCGCTCCATCGCCGAGAGCCTCGCGGCCGAAGGCGTACACGTGGTGTGCGTGAGCCGCAACGAGGGCTCCTGCGGAGCCGCCGCTGACGCCATCAAAGCTAATGGAGGCAAGGCATCCGCCCTCGCCGTGGACGTCTCGGACGGCGCAATGGTCGCCGACGCCTGCGAGTCGCTGCTCAAGGAGCACGGCAATGTGGACATCCTCGTCAACAACGCCGGGATCACCCGCGACACCCTCATGCTGCGCATGAGCGACGAGGACTGGAACGAAGTCGTCTCCACCAACCTTTCCAGTTGCTTCTACTGGTCCAAGGGCCTCCTGCGCCCGATGACGAAGAAGCGCTGGGGCCGCGTCATCAACATTTCCTCAGTCGTCGGGATCATGGGCAATCCCGGCCAGGTCAACTACTCGGCCGCCAAGGCCGGTATCTTTGGCCTGACCAAGTCCATGGCCCGCGAAGTCGCCTCCCGGGGCATCACGGTCAACGCGGTCGCGCCGGGCTTTATCAGCACGGATATGACCGCCGAACTGTCCGAGGAAATCACTGAAGCCGCGAAGAAGCTTGTTCCGCTGAAACGCTTTGGACAACCTGAAGAAATCGCCAGCATGGTCACCTACCTCGCTTCCGGCGAGGCGGGCTACATCACCGGTCAAACTTTTACGGTTGACGGCGGCATGGCGATGTAAACAACTGCTAACCTTACTTATACCATCAAGAATATGGCCGACAAAACGATCGAAGAACGCGTTAAGGAAATTATCGTCAACCAGCTCAACAAGAATGAAGAGCAGGTGACCCCCGACGCTTCCTTTATGGAAGACCTCGGTGCCGACTCACTCGACCAGGTCGAGCTCGTCATGGCGTTCGAGGAAGAATTCAAGGACGAAATCCAGGGCGAAATCCCCGAATCTGACGCGGAAAAGCTCCGGACGGTCGGTGACGTCGTCGCTTACATCAAGGAAAAGCAAGCCTCCTGAGGTTGCGACGTTCTAACGGACCCTTCATTTTGAGGATCCAGTTGTCATTGCCCTGAATGGAATCGGATAAACCAGTCTCCAAAGTAGTGGTGACCGGGATCGGGGTCATTACCTCGCTCGGCCACGACATCGACACCCTGTGGGCTAATCTGCTCGCCGGTAAAAGCGGCGTGAGCCGTCTCGAACAGTTCGATGTCACCACTTTCCCATCCCAAGTCGCCTCCGAGGTCCGTGATTTCAACGTCGAGGACTACATGGACGGCAAGGATGCCAAGCGCAATGACCGTTACACGCACTTTGCGGTGGCGGCTTCGCGCATGGCGGTCAAGGATGGTGGACTCGACCCGGAGAACTGGGACCCCGAACGCGTCGGCGTCATTATCGGCTCCGGGATCGGGGGCATGATGACCATTCAGGAGCAGAGCAAGCGTCTCTTCGATTTCGGCGCGCGCAAGCTCTCGCCCTTCATGATTCCCTCGCTCATCGCCAACATGGCCTCCGGCATCGTGGCGATCGAGTTCAAGGCGCGCGGTCCGAATATGTCCGTGGTCAGCGCCTGCTCGACCGGCTCCCACGCCATCGGCGAGGCCCTCCGCGTGATCCAGCGCGGCGAGGCGGACATCATGATCGCGGGCGGCAGCGAGTCGGCGATCACCGAGCTCGGCTTCGGCGGCTTCTGCTCCATGCGCGCCATGAGCACGAAGTACAACGACTGCCCGGAAAAGGCCAGCCGCCCCTTTGACAAGGACCGTGACGGTTTCGTTATGGGGGACGGTGCCGGGGTGGTTATCCTCGAATCCGAGGAGAGCGCCAAGGCCCGCGGGGCGAAGATTTATGCGGAAATCGCCGGTTACGCCAGTACCTGTGACGCCCATCACATCACCATGCCCGACCCGGAAGGTTCCGGTTTGGCCCGCTGCATCACCAACGCTCTCAAGAGCGCCGGTGTCGCCCCGGAAGAGGTGGACTACGTCAACGCGCACGGCACCTCCACGCCCTACAACGACAAGTTTGAAACGATCGCCTTGAAGAAGGCTTTCGGCGAATACGCCGGCAAGCTCATGATCAGCTCGACCAAGTCCATGACTGGGCACCTGCTGGGTGCCGCCGGTGGCGTGGAAGCGGCTGTTTCGTGCAAAACCCTTCAGGATCAGGTGGTTGCACCGACGATCAACTACACCACTCCGGACCCCGACTGTGACCTGGACTATGTGCCCAACGTCAAGCGCGAGGCCCCGGTCAAGGTGGCGATCAGCAACAACTCCGGCTTCGGCGGGCACAACGTCACGCTCGTTTTCAAGCAGGTCTAGCTCCAAAGCGATTCCAAACACTTTCAGGCCTCCCCCCGTTTCGGGGCGGAGGCTTTTTTCTTTTTCGGTGCTTTTGCGATGAAGAAGAACTGGGGCTTTGAGTTGCGCTGATGGCTTTTTTTAACTTTACTAATAAATGCTGGGTCTTTTTCTAGTCAGCTCTGGCACTTTCGAGGGAATTTTTGTTCTCATACTTCCCTCCCTTTCTTTTCACACTTACCCTTTTCAGCATTATGACGGGCTTTAAGCACATCCCCTTCGACCGGGTTTCGTGGATCACTACTTCCTTTCTGAGCCTCACGCTCCTGCTGGCGCTGACCGCCGCGCCTGCCTACCTGATTATTTACGGCATGGGCGGTTTCATGGCCGGGCTGTTCGCCTTTTACCTCATTGCCACCGGATTGAGCATCACGCTGGGTTACCACCGTCTGTTCGCTCACCTGTCCTTCGGGGCGAAGTGGCCGGTGCGGATGTTCGTGCTGCTCTTTGGGGCGGCGGCCTGGGAAAACTCCGTCCTGGACTGGGTGTCGGACCACCGCCGCCACCACAAGCATGTGGACCACGACGACGACCCCTACAACATTAACAACGGGTTCTTCTTCGCGCACATGGGCTGGTTGCTGTTCAAACTCAACCCCGAGCCCCCGATGGACAACGTGAACGACCTGCGCAAGGACAAATGGGTCCTCTGGCAGCACCGCAACGTTCACTGGATCGCGCTTTTTATGGGCTTTATCCTGCCCGCCGTGCTTTGCGGTCTTTACTACGGTTCGTGGTCGGCGGCGCTGGGTGGCTTCCTTGTCGTGGGTGTCCTGCGTACGGTGATCGTGCAGCATGCCACTTTCTGCATCAACTCGGCCTGCCACTACTTCGGCAAGCAGCCGTACTCCACGCGCCACAGCGCCCGTGACAGTTGGTGGATAGCCTTCATCACGTATGGGGAGGGCTACCATAACTACCATCACGAATTTCAGCACGACTACCGCAATGGCGTAAAGCCCTGGCAGTTCGACCCGACGAAGTGGACCATCTGGCTGCTGTCCAAGTTCGGCCTGACGTACAACCTGCGCCGCGTCTCCGAGGCCAAGATCCTCCTGGCCGAGCTGACCGAGGCCCGCCGCCGGATGGACTCAGGGCTGGCTGTGATCAAAAACTCGGACCTGACCGAAGCCGCCCGTGCCCGTCTGCACTCGTCGGTGGAGTACCTGCACATGAAGCAGGAGGAGCTGGCCACGCTTTACTATCAGGTGCAAAAGGGGGTGTCGGAGCGGATGGAGTTCTCCAAGAGCCGGGTGCGCCTGTGGCGACGGGAGATCCAGCAGTCCCTGAGCCACCTGGAGCAGATGGTCTCGCGCTACCGCGAGGTTATGACGGCCTGAGCCGCTTTAGACTACGTGGCCTGGTTTCACTTCGGGCGGGCGTAGAGCCAATAGCAGTCTTTTTGGCGGCCTTCGTCGAGGCAGGCCATCTTGGCTTTATTGCTCAGGTCCGACGGCACCGGGAAATCTTCCGGCCTGCGCGGCTGGAAGGGGATACGCTCAACCTGATGGGTCTGCGAAAGCTCCCGCTCAAGTCTGTCCGCACCCGCCGGATCGACGAAGTCATGGACTTCGATCAACAGGCTGAAAGATCGGAGCGCTTCCAGCCCCGGCCGGGTGAGCAACCCGAATTCCGCCCCTTCGCAGTCGCACAGGATGAATCCCGTTTGCGCCTCGGCTGCGGCAAGCAGGGTCTGCTGATCGGCTCCGGCGTGGATGCTCAGGCGCTCCCCGACGCCGTGGAGCGCGGCGAAATCCCGCAACAGTTCGCGGGCACTTTCCCGCAACTCAAAGGCGACGACCCGCGACTGGGGAAGCGCCCGGGCCAGCCCGACGGCGTAGTAGCCCTCGGCCGCGCCGATGTCGATGATGAGCGATGGCTGCGAGCGGATGATTTCCTCAATCGCGGGGTAAAGCTCTTTTTCGTAAGTGCCCAGCAGCTTGGGCGGCAGGGCGGAACCGGCCACTTTCCAGCCGTCGTACCTGAGCCCGGCAAAGGGGCCACCGAGTACCCGCATATCCGGGCAGACCTGCGCGAGTACGGCCTTTTGCCGGTCCAGCATCTTTGCCCAGTGCAGGTCGCGGGCGTCCCGGTCCAGCTTGGCTAGTGAAGCCCGCAGGCTGATGCAGAAATCACTGCGGTAGTAGCGGGCATAGGCTGCCTTAATCCATATTTTGATCGGGTTTGGCATGGCGCGTTTTTTTAGGGAAGGAGGGTATAAAAGGCTGGCCAGCCGGACGCCGTGGCGAGGAGTGCTAAGCGCGCAGGGCTTGCAGGATTTTTTTGATCCGTTGCTTCAGGCTGAGCTTTTGGTGGGCGGTCAACGGCTGGAGAAAGCGCCAGCGTTCGAGCAGCCAGCCGAGCGGTAGCTGGTGGTAGTAGAGGTCTTCGAAGGCGGTGTAGAGCGCCTTGCCCTTCATTTTCCAGGGGTAGATTTTCTTGTGGCTGGTGTAGTGCGCGAGCATGTAGCTCTCAATGCCGTCGGCTCCGCCGTCGCGGGCAGGCAGGTCGTGGGGCAGGCGGGGGGAGTCCGCCCAGAGCATGAAGTCCAGCGCGCGCGCGGTGATTTCGCCGCGGGCTAACTTGAGGTTGACGAGGTGGTTGGTGATGCCCTGTTCGCCGCAGGGGAACACATCCGGGCGCTTGACCGTGACCGGCTCGGAAAACTCCACATAGTGCTCGAAGTCCTCCCGCGTGAGCAGGCCGGTGTTGGCGACGACCTGGCCGCCGTTGAAGGTGAGGCGGCGCTCAAAGCCGGGTGAAAAAGCTTCGAGCTTGTCGGCGACGAAATAGGCCCGCCGCACGTAGTCCTCGTAGTCGGGCCAGTCCGGTTCGCTGGCCACGATAAAGTCTTCGTCGTATTGTTCCAGTCGCTGCAGGAGCGGATGGGTAAAGAGGATGTCGGAGTCGAGGATGAGGACGCGGCGCCCCGGCGGCAGCATGAGCGGGTAGAACTTGGCGAAGCCCCAGCCCCAGATTCGCTGCGGGGCCTGCACGGTTTCGACCTGGAAGTGGCGCTCCAGTTCGCGGGTGTCAAAAGCGCCGAAAATCTCGTCCTTGAGCAGCCGGATCGGGATGTCCGGATGAAAGTACCGGATGCTGGCAATGCAGGCCCGGCCAAAGCGGATGTCGCTCCGGGTGGCAACCACATATATCTCGTCGATTTTCATCAAGGATGCGCAACCTGCATGCCCTTTATGATCGGCACAGCCGGAGAGTTCTAGCGTTTTTTACGAGCCTGACGCGATTTAACCGAACTCGTAGCGGTTGCTCCACTTGGCCTGAGTGGACGCTTTTTATTCAGCAACCACAGAGAGTACCGGGGGCGTCTCCGGGCTCTTCTCCGGCTGGATACTGCAAAGTCTTTACTCCCCCAGGCCGAGTTGAGTAACGCCGAGCCACATAAACCGTTGGCCAGAGGTGCCGAGCTGCAAGTGGTCCCGCACGGTGGCATAGTCGACCTGCGGGCTGTCGAGCTGGACGCTGCCGGTGAGGGGCGTCCAGGCGTCGCCCTGCCAGTAGGCGAGGACTTCGGATTCGGCGGCGGCGAGGCGGTCGCTGGCATAGACGACGTAAACGACCTCCGAGGGCGGCTGCCGGGGCAACGAGACGCTGAGCGCAAGCTGGTTGTTTTCGAGGCCGCCCCGGACCCACTGGGCGATGGCGGAGGGGCCGGTGATCGAGTTGAGCGGGGAGGTTGCGTTACGGTCGAAGGCGTACTCCAGGCCGTTGGGAACGCCGTTGCCGCGCTTGTCTTGCCGCCAGCCTTCGCCGCCGTTGCCGCTCTGGCCCTCAATGTATGCGCCGTACTCGAGGTTTTGCCGGATAAAGGTGCCCTGGCCCAGAACGTCGAGATTCTCGATGGTGACGGATTCGGCCTGTCCCTCGGCGTCCAGGTGAAAGGTGACGGCGGTGATACCGTTGGCATTTTCCCCGGCCGGGATATAGGAGAAGATATTGCCGTCCCAGTGAGAAAGCTCAAAGCTCATGGCCTGCGGGCCTACGCTGAAGCTGAGCGCCCCGGCGTTTTCGCTCACCGAGAGTGGACCGAAATAGTCGTTGGCGTAGGTGCCGGTGATTTCCGCCGTGGCGGGCGCGGGGGCGGGGTGGGTCGGCGGGTCGAGCCCGGCGAGCACACTGAGGTTGGTCAGCATGTTGTCAAAGAGCGAACGGTACGCGCTGAGCCAGTCGAAGGCGACTTCACCGTTTTCGACCAGGTCGCAGAAGGTCGCACAGACCGCTTCGGGCAGGCCGACGGGAGTGCCGTTGGTCAGGACGACGATGCCTAGCTTTTCCGCCGGGATCATGAAAAACGAGGTACCTGTGCCCAGCAGGAACCCTCCGGAGTGGCTGTAGCGGACCCGCCCGCTGGCGTCGGTGCCGAGGTTGAAGCCGTAGCCGTAGAAGCCGGGCCGCGCGTCGAAGGAGCCGGGGGGCGAGCTGTTAATGTGTGGGGTAAGTACGTCGAGGAGATCGTCCGGGGCGATGACCGGCTCGCCTTCGAAGTTGCCGCCGGCGAGGATCATCCGCATCCACCGGGCCATATCGAGGACGTTCGAGCTGACGCCCCCGGCGGGGGATTGGGCGTCGGGTTGGCGTTGCTGCGGTGTGGCGACCCAGGAGCCGTCAGAGAGCAGCATGTTGCCGAGGGCCTTGTTTTCATGGGCCATGAAGTCCGCGTAGCTCGAACTGGTTGAAGTCATGCCCAGCGGTTCGTACAGGTGCGTGCGGGAAAAGTCTTCCCAACTCTGTCCGGTGGCAGTGGCGGCGGCCACCCCGGCCACGGTCATACCGAAATTCGTATAGTGGTAGCTGGCGCGGAAAGGGCTGAGCGGCAAGAGCCGCAGGCGGGCAAAGACTTCCTCGCGGTCGTAGCCGATGTCTTCGAGCAGGTCCCCGGCGTGGTCGGGCAGACCGCTGCGATGGGCGTAGAGGTCGCCCAGGGTGAGCATGGCCGTGACATTGGGGTCGCTCAGCTCGAAGTCGGGCAGGTAGGCGGTCACGAGGTCGCTCCATTTCAATTCCCCGGCGGAGACGGCCGTGGCGATGGCAGTCGCGCCTACGGATTTGGATACCGAGGCGATCTGGAAAACGGTTTCCTCGTCGATGGGGTCGGCGCTGCCGACCTGCTTGATTCCGAAGCCCCGGGCGTAGATCAACTCGTCGTTGTGAACGACGGCGATGGCCACCCCTGGTACGCCGCTGCGGCTCATCATCTCTACCGCGATGGTGTCGAGTTGGGCCACGGCCTCATCGATACGCTGCTGGGTGACTTCGGTGAAGGTGTAATTACCGGGGTTGGTGCCTTGGGCGGTGGCACTCAGGGCGGCGGCCAGGCCTGCGGCGGTGAGCGTGAGGCGACGGAAAGCGGAGGGGAGTCTCATAAGGAATAGAGAGCAGAAGGCGAAAGTCTGCCCCGGTGGTGTTTATCGTGCCCAGGCCGGAGGGGCTTTCGCGCTTTCCGGGGATCAGTGAATCTGATGGGTGAGTGCAGATTGCTTAATTCTTTACCCCAATTTCGCAAGTGCGAAGACCCGCCCTCGCCCCGAATGAGCGGTTAACCTGGCACCTTCCCCTGTGTTTTTACCCTACGGGCGTTTGCCGTCGGTGGCGAGTTCGGCGCGGGAGCGGACGTACTCCTCCAGCAGGCGAACGCTGTAGGCCGGGCCATTTTCATGCGCGAGCGTGTCGGCGATTTCGCGGGCGCGCTCGGTGAAGCGGGTGTTTTTCTCGATCCGGCGGACGCAGGCCGGGAGCTTTTCGGGCCACTTGCGCTTGCCCAGGGTCAGGCCGGCGCGCAGGCGGACGACTTCGCCCGCCCACCATTGCTGGTCGGCGATGTGCGGGATGACGATGTTGGGCACGCCCGCGTGCAGGACCGAGGCGGTGGTGCCGGCTCCGCCGTGGTGGACGACCATCGAGGCGAAGCGGAAAAGCTGGTCGTGAGACATCTGGTGAACGACCTTGATCTCGGGGCGTTCCATCTCGACCGAGAGGCCCGCCCAGCCGCTTTGCAGGATGATCTTCTTGCCGCTGGGCCAGTGCTTGAGAAAGCGGCTCATGATCGTGTGCGTGTCGTCAAAGGCGACGCTGCCGAAGGTGACGACGGGCACCTTTTCCCCGGCGCAGAAGGCGTCGAGTTCGGCCTCGGCCTCGGGGACTTCCTCCGACTGCCAACGCAGGAAGCCGGTGAATCGGAAGCGCGGGTCGTGCTCGATCCCGCCCATCAGCTCCCGGGAAACGGCGACCAGGCACAGGTCGGCCGGGGAGGTCAGGAAGCCCTCGGATCGCCCGAGCCCCTTTTCCTGGTAAAGCTCGCCCACCGCGCGGTTGACGGTGAAATCGACCACCCGGCTGGAAATGCGCCACAGCAGGCGGTTCCAGCGGCGCTGGAGGCCTCGGGGGAAGTTGTAGAGCGCGGGCGTGCCCTCGGGCGGATGGTCGGGGGTGGGGACCAGGTTGTGGCAAAAGGCGAAGGTGGCGAAGGGGATGCCCTGGCGCTCGGCCAACACTCGGTATTGCGGGAAAAAATACGAACTGACCAGCAGATCGGCCCCTTTGAGCGTCTCTCTCATGGCGTCAATCAACTCGCCCATGAAGGGGCGGGCACCCTTGTAGATCCAGCGTAACTGGAGCAGGGGCAGGGGAGCCCGGTTGAGCTCGCGCATGAATTCGATGAAAATCTCCTTCTCCCAGTCCGGGGGGAGGTGCCGGTACTCCAGGCCGGCGCGTTCGATGGCCGGACGGTAGAGCGGGGCGGTGGCGAAGACCACTTCGTGACCGGCCTCCAGCAGGGCGCGCCCGAGCGCGATCATGGGATAAATGTCTCCGGTGGAGCCGTGGGAGGTGAGAACCGCGCGCATAAGAGGATTGCCCAACCTTACTGGACGCGCCCCGCATCGGCGGCAAGGGCGATTTTGTTACGATTCGGAGACAACGCTCCGGGCAAAAAGTTGCCGCCGATGGATGCACAGCAGGGTAAGCATCATTGAGGTGGACGGCTTTTCTGGTCGGGTAGGGCAATGCCCCTCAATGACGAGTGCGGTCACACACCGCGAGCCCGGCGGCGTGGCCGCTGGTCCAGTGCCATTGGCGGTGAGGGCCTCCGGCGAAACCGTCCACGTCCACAATATCCCCGGCCAGGTAGAGGCCGGGTGAGCGGAGGCTGGCCATGGTCTCGAAGTCGATCTCCCCGCGCTCCACACCTCCACAGATGGCGCGTTCAGGGCTGGCCAGCTTTTTGCGGGTCAGGTGTAGTTCGGTCAGCTCCAGGCTTTCCTTGAGCTTGCGCAGTTCGGGCTTTTTCAACTGCCCCCAATAGCGGTCAGGGTCGAGTCCGGAGGCCGTCAGCAGATGCGCCCAGACGGGGTCGGGCAACTCGGCCACAGGCTCGGAGACCAGGCGTTGGCGCGGGTGCAGGCGGACGCGTTCCTCCAGCAGGCGGGACACCTTGAGCGGGCCGCACCAGTTGATGCGCAGAGCCTGGCCTTGCGGTTGGACCAGTTCGCGGGCGGCGCGGGAGGAGAGGGCGAGGACAGCCTCCCCGGCCAACCCCCAGGGGTGCAGTTCGAGCGGGCCGCTGGTATCGAGCCCGAGCGCGGGCAGGCTGAGGAGGACGTTTTTGACCCGCTCGGCGCGCATGTTTTTGAAAAGCGGGTCGTCGATCAGGAAGTTGAAAAGGCTCGGCACGGGCCGCTCGACGGTGTGGCCGAGGCTTTCGGCGGCGCGGGCGGCCTGGGGGGTGTTGAGCGGGTCGCCCGCGAGGATGAGCCGTTGGCACTGGACGGTGCGCTCGTTGGTCACGGTGATCCAGAAGCCGCCCTGCGGCTTGGCCTCGACGGCGACGAGTTTTTCCTCAGTACGAATGTTTACGCCCACCCGCCGGGCCAGCGCGGTGAGCTGAGCGGCCAGCGGTGGGGCTTCTTCGGCCAGCCGGAGGGTGCCATTTTCGCGGGTCAAGCCTTCCAGGGCGTGGCGTTGGCACCACTCCAGGGTTTGCTGCGGCCCGAAGGCGTAAAATTCCGGCAGGACGTCGTTTCCGCCCCGGGGGAAACAGGGGAGCAACTCTGAAGGGTCGTCGCAGAGCCGCGTGATGAGCCGCTGGTCGCTGCCGGTGCGACTCAGCTCTTCCAGCGGTTCGGACTCGGCGACCAGCCAGGTAACGGCGGTGCCGGGGGCGTGTCCGGCGGCGGTGATGGCGGCGACGGCTCCGGCCAGCCCTCCGCCCGCGATGGTGATTTCGTTTTGAACCAAAACGTTTTCATCTTGTCCATGCGCGGGGTCATGGACAGCTTTTTTACCGTCCTCTCACCTCTTTGTTCCTGTCATTTACGGGTTGCCCCGGGCGGGAAAACCGATTGTTCATAGATGTTTATCCCCTGATGCCTGGTAAAGCCGACTTCTTCTCTCTGCCCCGCACGACCCAGTTCGCCTTTTGGCTGGGCCTGGTCTTTGTCGGGCTGGTGATCTACGATCAGCTCTTTTACTGGTCAAACATGGAGGACTACAGCTTCGGCTACCTGGTCCCGATTTTTGTGGCCTACGTCATCTACGACCGCTGGCCGAAGGTCCGCGCCCTTCTGCTGGGCGAGAATGACTCCCGGCTGGCCTCGACCAAGCCGGACTGGTTTATGCGAACGACCGAGGTGGTTTTCTACCTCGGGCTGACAACGGCGCTTTTGATGTTCCTGCTTGGCGGGCTGATCCTGGCCTCGCAGGGGCCGTCGAACCAGGGCAGCCTCCTGATGGCCGCCGGGCTGGGGGGAATCGTGCTGGGACTGGCGTTCCTGGTCGCGCGGGAGGACACCAAGGGCCGCATCCTCTCGTGGAAGGAACGGGTCGGCTTTACTTTCCTGTTCCTGTTTCCGGCGCTGGCCTGGCTGATTTCGGCTCCGATGGTCATGTATATGGACTCCACGGTGAAGCTCGTCCTGCTGGAGTGGGTGACGAAAATCGTCTTCTCGGTCTTTAACTTCCTGGGCTTCACCGTGATCCGCAGCGGCAACGTGCTGGAGCTTCCCAAGGGCGAAGTCGGCGTCGCCGATGCCTGCTCGGGGGTGCGTTCGCTGACGGGGTGTATCTTCGTCGGCTCGTTCATGGCGGCGGTCTTTCTCGACCGTTTCTGGAAAAAAGTCCTCATGGTCGGTCTGTCCATGGTCCTGGCCTTTGTCACGAATATCATGCGCAGCCTGTTCCTGACCGGCTGGGCCTATGCCTACGGCTCGGGAGCGATCGACGGCGATATTTTCCGCAATCCCCATACCTTACCCGACGGCTCGGAAAACCCGGACTTTGTCTTTGCCTCCGTGCATGACATCGCGGGCTATTCGGTCATGGGGTTGACGTTCGTTATTCTGCTGATGCTCTTGCCGATCTTCAATTTTAAGATCGCCCCTCCCGAGGAGGAGGAAGAACATGAAGAGGCCGGGGAATCTCCCCCCGGCGGCCAGCACGAACCGAACGCCTAAATGCCGCAAGCACCTTTGAAGATTCTCCAGGTCGCCCCCGAGGTGGCCCCTTTTTCCAAAGTGGGAGGGCTGGCCGATGTGGCCGGAGCCCTGACCAAGGAAATGTCCCGCGCCGGACATGATGTACGGGTCATCACGCCGCTGTACGGCTTT from Ruficoccus amylovorans includes these protein-coding regions:
- the acpP gene encoding acyl carrier protein, yielding MADKTIEERVKEIIVNQLNKNEEQVTPDASFMEDLGADSLDQVELVMAFEEEFKDEIQGEIPESDAEKLRTVGDVVAYIKEKQAS
- a CDS encoding glycosyltransferase, whose protein sequence is MRAVLTSHGSTGDIYPMIALGRALLEAGHEVVFATAPLYRPAIERAGLEYRHLPPDWEKEIFIEFMRELNRAPLPLLQLRWIYKGARPFMGELIDAMRETLKGADLLVSSYFFPQYRVLAERQGIPFATFAFCHNLVPTPDHPPEGTPALYNFPRGLQRRWNRLLWRISSRVVDFTVNRAVGELYQEKGLGRSEGFLTSPADLCLVAVSRELMGGIEHDPRFRFTGFLRWQSEEVPEAEAELDAFCAGEKVPVVTFGSVAFDDTHTIMSRFLKHWPSGKKIILQSGWAGLSVEMERPEIKVVHQMSHDQLFRFASMVVHHGGAGTTASVLHAGVPNIVIPHIADQQWWAGEVVRLRAGLTLGKRKWPEKLPACVRRIEKNTRFTERAREIADTLAHENGPAYSVRLLEEYVRSRAELATDGKRP
- a CDS encoding exosortase/archaeosortase family protein, with the protein product MPGKADFFSLPRTTQFAFWLGLVFVGLVIYDQLFYWSNMEDYSFGYLVPIFVAYVIYDRWPKVRALLLGENDSRLASTKPDWFMRTTEVVFYLGLTTALLMFLLGGLILASQGPSNQGSLLMAAGLGGIVLGLAFLVAREDTKGRILSWKERVGFTFLFLFPALAWLISAPMVMYMDSTVKLVLLEWVTKIVFSVFNFLGFTVIRSGNVLELPKGEVGVADACSGVRSLTGCIFVGSFMAAVFLDRFWKKVLMVGLSMVLAFVTNIMRSLFLTGWAYAYGSGAIDGDIFRNPHTLPDGSENPDFVFASVHDIAGYSVMGLTFVILLMLLPIFNFKIAPPEEEEEHEEAGESPPGGQHEPNA
- a CDS encoding aminoacetone oxidase family FAD-binding enzyme is translated as MVQNEITIAGGGLAGAVAAITAAGHAPGTAVTWLVAESEPLEELSRTGSDQRLITRLCDDPSELLPCFPRGGNDVLPEFYAFGPQQTLEWCQRHALEGLTRENGTLRLAEEAPPLAAQLTALARRVGVNIRTEEKLVAVEAKPQGGFWITVTNERTVQCQRLILAGDPLNTPQAARAAESLGHTVERPVPSLFNFLIDDPLFKNMRAERVKNVLLSLPALGLDTSGPLELHPWGLAGEAVLALSSRAARELVQPQGQALRINWCGPLKVSRLLEERVRLHPRQRLVSEPVAELPDPVWAHLLTASGLDPDRYWGQLKKPELRKLKESLELTELHLTRKKLASPERAICGGVERGEIDFETMASLRSPGLYLAGDIVDVDGFAGGPHRQWHWTSGHAAGLAVCDRTRH
- the fabF gene encoding beta-ketoacyl-ACP synthase II; translated protein: MESDKPVSKVVVTGIGVITSLGHDIDTLWANLLAGKSGVSRLEQFDVTTFPSQVASEVRDFNVEDYMDGKDAKRNDRYTHFAVAASRMAVKDGGLDPENWDPERVGVIIGSGIGGMMTIQEQSKRLFDFGARKLSPFMIPSLIANMASGIVAIEFKARGPNMSVVSACSTGSHAIGEALRVIQRGEADIMIAGGSESAITELGFGGFCSMRAMSTKYNDCPEKASRPFDKDRDGFVMGDGAGVVILESEESAKARGAKIYAEIAGYASTCDAHHITMPDPEGSGLARCITNALKSAGVAPEEVDYVNAHGTSTPYNDKFETIALKKAFGEYAGKLMISSTKSMTGHLLGAAGGVEAAVSCKTLQDQVVAPTINYTTPDPDCDLDYVPNVKREAPVKVAISNNSGFGGHNVTLVFKQV
- a CDS encoding serine hydrolase, with product MRLPSAFRRLTLTAAGLAAALSATAQGTNPGNYTFTEVTQQRIDEAVAQLDTIAVEMMSRSGVPGVAIAVVHNDELIYARGFGIKQVGSADPIDEETVFQIASVSKSVGATAIATAVSAGELKWSDLVTAYLPDFELSDPNVTAMLTLGDLYAHRSGLPDHAGDLLEDIGYDREEVFARLRLLPLSPFRASYHYTNFGMTVAGVAAATATGQSWEDFSRTHLYEPLGMTSTSSSYADFMAHENKALGNMLLSDGSWVATPQQRQPDAQSPAGGVSSNVLDMARWMRMILAGGNFEGEPVIAPDDLLDVLTPHINSSPPGSFDARPGFYGYGFNLGTDASGRVRYSHSGGFLLGTGTSFFMIPAEKLGIVVLTNGTPVGLPEAVCATFCDLVENGEVAFDWLSAYRSLFDNMLTNLSVLAGLDPPTHPAPAPATAEITGTYANDYFGPLSVSENAGALSFSVGPQAMSFELSHWDGNIFSYIPAGENANGITAVTFHLDAEGQAESVTIENLDVLGQGTFIRQNLEYGAYIEGQSGNGGEGWRQDKRGNGVPNGLEYAFDRNATSPLNSITGPSAIAQWVRGGLENNQLALSVSLPRQPPSEVVYVVYASDRLAAAESEVLAYWQGDAWTPLTGSVQLDSPQVDYATVRDHLQLGTSGQRFMWLGVTQLGLGE
- the fabG gene encoding 3-oxoacyl-ACP reductase FabG, whose protein sequence is MKLTFDNKVAVVTGAGRGIGRSIAESLAAEGVHVVCVSRNEGSCGAAADAIKANGGKASALAVDVSDGAMVADACESLLKEHGNVDILVNNAGITRDTLMLRMSDEDWNEVVSTNLSSCFYWSKGLLRPMTKKRWGRVINISSVVGIMGNPGQVNYSAAKAGIFGLTKSMAREVASRGITVNAVAPGFISTDMTAELSEEITEAAKKLVPLKRFGQPEEIASMVTYLASGEAGYITGQTFTVDGGMAM
- a CDS encoding acyl-CoA desaturase, encoding MTGFKHIPFDRVSWITTSFLSLTLLLALTAAPAYLIIYGMGGFMAGLFAFYLIATGLSITLGYHRLFAHLSFGAKWPVRMFVLLFGAAAWENSVLDWVSDHRRHHKHVDHDDDPYNINNGFFFAHMGWLLFKLNPEPPMDNVNDLRKDKWVLWQHRNVHWIALFMGFILPAVLCGLYYGSWSAALGGFLVVGVLRTVIVQHATFCINSACHYFGKQPYSTRHSARDSWWIAFITYGEGYHNYHHEFQHDYRNGVKPWQFDPTKWTIWLLSKFGLTYNLRRVSEAKILLAELTEARRRMDSGLAVIKNSDLTEAARARLHSSVEYLHMKQEELATLYYQVQKGVSERMEFSKSRVRLWRREIQQSLSHLEQMVSRYREVMTA